A section of the Haloferax sp. Atlit-12N genome encodes:
- a CDS encoding DMT family transporter, with amino-acid sequence MVTAARRRFVLFALTALFFGGTFVAAKAGLDYLPPLLFVALRFDIAAVLLVGYVVATRPRAELLPRSVRDVVGILATGVFVIGLANALLFVGQEHVSSGVGSIIFSLNPILTPVFAMLLLADERLSTRGAFGMLIGLLGVGLVVGVDPANLLGGEALWKGVLFLGAVSGALGTVLIRWADTSLSSTVRTAWALPVSAALTHGMSVASGESFAAATWSPTALLALAYVGVFAGAVAYLTYFGFLDDVGPIRGNLVFYAVPIVATLGGTVLLGESISTLTIVGFATIFTGFAVLATESLLGEVARVYGKIESRVVGLAGHGAPGRD; translated from the coding sequence ATGGTAACTGCGGCGCGCCGGCGGTTCGTCCTGTTCGCGTTGACGGCGCTCTTCTTCGGCGGGACGTTCGTCGCCGCGAAGGCGGGCCTCGACTACCTGCCGCCGCTCCTGTTCGTCGCGCTCCGGTTCGACATCGCGGCGGTGCTGCTCGTCGGCTACGTCGTCGCCACCCGGCCGCGCGCCGAACTGCTCCCGCGGTCGGTCCGCGACGTGGTCGGCATCCTCGCCACCGGCGTCTTCGTCATCGGCCTCGCCAACGCGCTCTTGTTCGTGGGACAGGAGCACGTCTCCAGCGGCGTCGGGTCGATTATCTTCAGCCTCAATCCGATTCTGACGCCCGTGTTCGCCATGCTGCTGCTCGCCGACGAGCGACTCTCCACTCGCGGCGCGTTCGGGATGCTCATCGGCCTCCTCGGCGTCGGCCTCGTCGTCGGTGTCGACCCCGCGAACCTGCTCGGCGGCGAGGCGCTCTGGAAGGGCGTTCTCTTCCTCGGCGCGGTCAGCGGCGCGCTCGGGACCGTCCTCATCCGGTGGGCCGACACGTCGCTTTCGAGCACCGTCCGCACGGCGTGGGCGCTCCCCGTCAGCGCGGCGCTCACCCACGGCATGAGCGTCGCCTCCGGCGAGTCGTTCGCCGCGGCCACGTGGTCGCCGACGGCACTCCTCGCGCTCGCTTACGTCGGCGTCTTCGCCGGCGCGGTGGCCTACCTCACCTACTTCGGCTTCCTCGACGACGTGGGCCCGATTCGCGGCAATCTCGTCTTCTACGCCGTCCCCATCGTCGCGACGCTCGGGGGGACGGTGCTCCTCGGCGAGTCGATTTCGACGCTCACCATCGTCGGCTTCGCGACCATCTTCACCGGCTTCGCCGTCCTCGCGACGGAATCGCTCCTCGGGGAGGTCGCGCGCGTCTACGGAAAAATCGAGTCCCGCGTGGTCGGTCTCGCCGGGCACGGGGCACCGGGACGCGACTGA
- a CDS encoding histidine kinase N-terminal 7TM domain-containing protein, translating to MGWQYTVFALPTLFAMITSALLGAYSLRHMRLHGRSSDLGAFFAVNVGLVLWTGFSALKLLQTDPSLKLLFYRFLYFGVAPLGALALLFTLLHTDRIRRVTPGVVAALMAVPVAFLALLFTNPHDLAIQGTRLVETNGVVVMRVDVGLGHVVLQLLYNAVLSALAIALILYEAVRLGRPYIPQAVLVSVGLVAPFLFVVCATLGVPPFSSDGVNLVPTSAAVTSAAIGVALFRYRFLDLPPIAYTTAMEESPDGVFVLDADERIVHVNDRGAALLERFDAAVGDPLTGVSPDLDLTTESNDNVRTTREDGETVYLSARSQRLERGDQTIGWVIVLRDVTELHRQKQTILSQNEKLTLLNQIIRHDIRNDMAVILGNAQLVEESVDDEVVRERLDAIIRNGEHATELTENVRNLMATMLDDEETNRPTTLAGPLWTEASAVRDGTSEAAVSLPDDPPDVTVVADDMLGTVFRNLLTNAVRHNDADRTEIDVSVEVRDDNALVRIADNGPGIPDERKEEVFGRGEKGLESPGTGLGLYLVDTIVSGYGGDVWVEDNEPRGAVFVVRLRRA from the coding sequence ATGGGGTGGCAATACACCGTCTTCGCGCTACCGACCCTCTTTGCGATGATTACCTCGGCCCTACTGGGAGCCTACAGCCTTCGGCACATGCGGCTCCACGGGCGGTCGTCCGACCTCGGTGCATTCTTCGCCGTGAACGTCGGGCTCGTCCTCTGGACCGGGTTTTCGGCACTCAAGCTCCTGCAGACCGACCCGTCGCTAAAGTTGCTTTTCTACCGGTTTCTCTACTTCGGCGTCGCGCCGCTCGGCGCGCTCGCGCTCCTCTTTACGCTCCTCCACACCGACCGGATTCGCCGAGTCACGCCCGGGGTGGTCGCGGCGCTCATGGCCGTCCCGGTGGCCTTTCTGGCGCTCCTTTTCACGAACCCCCACGACCTCGCCATCCAGGGAACGCGCCTCGTCGAGACGAACGGCGTCGTCGTCATGCGGGTTGACGTCGGCCTCGGCCACGTGGTGTTGCAGTTGCTCTACAACGCGGTGCTCTCCGCGCTGGCCATCGCGCTCATCCTCTACGAGGCGGTGCGACTCGGCCGGCCGTACATCCCGCAGGCGGTGCTGGTGAGCGTCGGCCTCGTCGCCCCGTTTCTCTTCGTGGTCTGCGCCACACTCGGAGTCCCCCCGTTCAGTAGCGACGGCGTGAACCTCGTCCCCACCTCGGCCGCGGTCACGTCGGCCGCCATCGGCGTCGCGCTCTTCCGCTATCGGTTTCTCGACCTGCCGCCCATCGCCTACACGACCGCGATGGAGGAGTCGCCCGACGGGGTGTTCGTCCTCGACGCCGACGAGCGAATCGTCCACGTCAACGACCGCGGCGCGGCGCTCTTGGAGCGCTTCGACGCGGCCGTCGGCGACCCGCTTACGGGCGTCTCGCCGGACCTCGACCTGACGACCGAGAGCAACGACAACGTCAGAACCACGCGAGAAGACGGCGAGACGGTGTACCTCAGTGCCCGGTCCCAGCGACTCGAACGGGGCGACCAGACCATCGGATGGGTCATCGTCCTCCGCGACGTGACCGAGTTACACCGCCAAAAACAGACGATTCTCTCCCAAAACGAGAAGCTCACCCTGCTCAATCAGATAATCCGCCACGACATCCGCAACGACATGGCTGTCATCCTCGGCAACGCCCAGTTGGTTGAGGAGTCAGTCGACGACGAGGTGGTTCGCGAGCGCCTCGACGCGATAATCAGGAACGGCGAGCACGCCACCGAACTCACCGAGAACGTCCGGAACCTCATGGCGACGATGCTCGACGACGAGGAGACGAACCGACCGACGACGCTCGCCGGGCCGCTGTGGACCGAGGCGAGCGCGGTCCGCGACGGAACGTCCGAGGCCGCGGTCTCGCTCCCCGACGACCCGCCGGACGTGACCGTCGTCGCCGACGACATGCTGGGGACAGTGTTCCGCAACCTCCTCACGAACGCGGTGCGGCACAACGACGCGGACCGGACTGAAATCGACGTGTCGGTCGAGGTTCGGGACGACAACGCGCTCGTCCGTATCGCCGACAACGGGCCGGGCATCCCCGACGAGCGCAAAGAGGAGGTGTTCGGCCGCGGCGAGAAGGGACTCGAAAGCCCCGGAACCGGCCTCGGTCTCTACCTCGTGGACACCATCGTAAGCGGCTACGGCGGCGACGTGTGGGTCGAGGACAACGAGCCCCGCGGCGCGGTCTTCGTCGTCCGCCTGCGGAGAGCCTGA
- a CDS encoding helix-turn-helix domain-containing protein: MTETTDETSADPVAVLLVDDNRDWLTLVVQRLREEAPDFDVRAADSVDGALDCLTDDVECVVSDYYMPGRTGIELLAAVREDRPDLPFLLFTGAGNEGLASSALSAGADDYIVKTSVGDSAAALATRVRTAVDKHRTERALAESEARYRTLVENVRDAIFVARDGAVVLVNEAATTLTGYDRAALLAGDIVETVVHPDDRVRVRDALDLSAPQSLDIRIRTRGGETRHCILDVDHVIDDGLPGTIGVLRDITAQVHHQRRLERERDTKEAIREILVRHSSRMEVAEAFCRYIGSDPETAVAWVGERTAGGGLDPLAVEGDGSYLRAASVLDADAAVRRDSSEPSLTAFREGATVVRAVGDERAPDDGWTTAAAAASIETAVAVALRYGGVDYGVLGVYNRGANDDRERRRLEELAETLSYALSTAESREALVADEVVRVRLSVRDDEAGILAVGDALGGDAELVVHTVLPRGDSERYFVTVRGATEAAVTDALASIDGVTPGDVTAGEGVVRAQFDTVAPSLGTAIADAGGVLHRIVVAAGEATVVVDLPRRRPAGPFVEALAAAFDSVVMTARNHRSVESDIGASVLAGLTDRQRESLEVAYRTGYFERPKRRSAAEVAEAIGVSRSTFTQHLRAAQRKVFAELFDGERDGA; the protein is encoded by the coding sequence GTGACCGAGACGACAGACGAGACGAGCGCGGACCCCGTCGCGGTCCTCCTCGTCGACGACAACCGCGACTGGCTGACGCTCGTCGTGCAGCGACTCCGCGAGGAGGCACCCGACTTCGACGTTCGAGCGGCCGACAGCGTCGACGGGGCGCTCGACTGCCTCACCGACGACGTCGAGTGCGTCGTCAGCGACTACTACATGCCCGGTCGGACGGGTATCGAACTGCTGGCGGCGGTCCGCGAAGACCGACCGGACCTCCCGTTTCTCCTCTTTACCGGCGCCGGAAACGAGGGGCTCGCCAGCAGCGCGCTGTCGGCCGGCGCGGACGACTACATCGTCAAGACGAGCGTCGGCGACAGCGCCGCGGCGCTCGCCACGCGCGTCCGAACGGCGGTCGACAAGCACCGGACAGAGCGCGCGCTCGCGGAGAGCGAGGCGCGTTACCGGACGCTCGTCGAGAACGTCCGCGACGCTATCTTCGTCGCCCGGGACGGTGCGGTCGTCCTCGTCAACGAGGCGGCGACGACGCTCACCGGCTACGACCGCGCGGCGCTCCTCGCCGGCGACATCGTTGAGACGGTCGTCCATCCGGACGACCGGGTCCGCGTCCGCGACGCGCTCGACCTGTCGGCCCCGCAGTCGCTCGATATCCGCATCCGCACCCGCGGCGGCGAGACCCGCCACTGCATCCTCGATGTGGACCACGTCATCGACGACGGCCTGCCCGGGACTATCGGCGTCCTCCGCGACATCACGGCGCAGGTCCACCACCAGCGCCGACTCGAACGCGAGCGCGACACGAAGGAGGCGATTCGCGAGATTCTCGTCCGACACTCCTCGCGCATGGAGGTCGCGGAGGCGTTCTGCCGGTACATCGGGAGCGACCCCGAGACCGCCGTGGCGTGGGTTGGCGAGCGGACCGCCGGCGGCGGACTCGACCCGCTCGCGGTCGAAGGTGACGGGTCGTACCTCCGAGCAGCCAGCGTTCTCGACGCCGATGCGGCCGTGCGGCGCGACTCGTCCGAACCGAGTCTGACCGCCTTCCGCGAGGGTGCGACGGTCGTCCGCGCCGTCGGGGACGAGCGCGCTCCAGATGATGGGTGGACGACGGCCGCGGCCGCGGCCAGTATCGAAACCGCGGTCGCGGTCGCACTCCGGTACGGTGGCGTCGATTACGGCGTCCTCGGCGTGTACAACCGGGGTGCGAACGACGACCGGGAGCGCAGACGGCTCGAAGAACTGGCGGAGACGCTCAGCTACGCCCTCAGCACCGCCGAAAGCCGCGAGGCGCTCGTGGCCGACGAGGTCGTCCGCGTCCGCCTCAGTGTCCGCGACGACGAAGCGGGGATTCTGGCGGTCGGCGACGCGCTCGGCGGCGACGCGGAACTCGTCGTCCACACGGTGTTGCCCCGCGGCGACAGCGAGCGCTACTTCGTGACAGTCCGCGGCGCAACCGAGGCCGCGGTGACCGACGCGCTGGCGAGTATCGACGGCGTGACGCCGGGTGACGTGACCGCTGGTGAAGGGGTCGTCCGGGCGCAGTTCGACACGGTCGCGCCCTCTCTGGGGACGGCCATCGCCGATGCGGGCGGCGTCCTCCACCGCATCGTCGTGGCCGCCGGCGAGGCAACAGTCGTCGTCGACCTCCCCCGGCGGCGACCCGCCGGGCCGTTCGTCGAGGCGCTCGCGGCCGCCTTCGACAGCGTCGTCATGACCGCCCGGAACCACCGGTCCGTCGAGTCCGATATCGGGGCCAGCGTGTTGGCCGGACTCACCGACCGACAGCGCGAGTCGCTCGAAGTCGCGTACCGGACGGGCTACTTCGAGCGTCCGAAACGCCGCAGCGCCGCCGAGGTCGCCGAGGCCATTGGCGTCTCGCGGTCGACGTTCACCCAACATCTCAGGGCGGCCCAGCGGAAGGTCTTCGCCGAGCTGTTCGACGGTGAGCGAGACGGTGCGTAG
- a CDS encoding TasA family protein, translating to MPEKVFKLTRRRALGGLLTIGAGSAAAGVGTFALFNDTESSTENTLQAGTLSLADGASSASFSATGLAPGDETDTFEVDLENDGTLDGSLDIDLTLTENDSDDTAGDDGDVDASVADLAGVLDVTTFEVGSLDVLADRFGGSATLADVVANNDGEDDDSNVRDIALESGETKTFSFALEMQESAGNEFQADGLDIQFDFELNQRDSQ from the coding sequence ATGCCAGAGAAAGTATTCAAACTCACACGACGCCGCGCCCTCGGAGGACTCCTCACGATTGGTGCGGGAAGCGCCGCAGCCGGGGTGGGCACGTTCGCCCTCTTCAACGACACCGAATCGAGCACCGAGAACACGCTCCAAGCGGGGACGCTGAGCCTCGCTGACGGGGCCAGTTCCGCGAGCTTCAGCGCCACGGGCCTCGCGCCCGGCGACGAGACCGACACCTTCGAGGTCGACCTCGAAAACGACGGGACGCTCGACGGGAGCCTCGATATCGACCTCACGCTGACCGAAAACGACAGCGACGATACGGCCGGCGACGACGGCGACGTGGACGCCTCCGTGGCGGACCTCGCGGGCGTCCTCGACGTGACGACGTTCGAAGTCGGGAGCCTCGACGTGCTCGCCGACCGCTTCGGCGGCTCGGCAACCCTCGCGGACGTAGTCGCCAACAACGACGGCGAGGACGACGACTCCAACGTTCGGGACATCGCGCTCGAATCCGGCGAGACCAAGACGTTCTCGTTCGCGCTGGAGATGCAGGAGAGCGCCGGCAACGAGTTCCAAGCCGACGGCCTCGATATCCAGTTCGACTTCGAACTGAACCAGCGAGACAGCCAGTAA
- a CDS encoding TasA family protein encodes MPKQTPTLTLTRRRFLGGLFTISAGSAAAGVGTYSAFSDTERADASFGVGTLDLSVDGDDEQLTFLEESGLAPGDSGTASVTLRNRGSLTGFLDIDVLGVTDDENGQSEPPSQNDPRVGDGELAQVLEIRAWLEAPDGSKTFLCGSSDYATLDSIFVADETFDLDYELESGESVEFYIAWRLPSSAGNEVASDIAGVDLRFALDQRSDDDGGATCEVDDDDDGDDDDGDDDSSSGSGDAREAMGGWDWATLTRYGDPDDDSVHGNSEPENYEVAVLKRAGSSETRVHKQNDHWQHAWTSGQTESFRVDFDGSKVTMTVGGTEYPDKNGRKAQGVGADDAVALGVTVSASAAGSSVAVSDLELSADGETSPLADVSVDATGTSHVRIDREIDGSFSLTGTLRFSWDADEDVDPDDLVVRVDVKTDDDDNGHHDGDDDDDDDHHGHDGDWDSDDKDEDDDGNDDEDDEDDEGDD; translated from the coding sequence ATGCCGAAACAGACACCAACGCTGACGCTCACCCGACGCCGATTCCTCGGCGGACTCTTCACGATTAGCGCCGGAAGCGCCGCCGCGGGCGTCGGCACCTACTCGGCGTTTTCCGACACCGAGCGCGCCGACGCGTCGTTCGGCGTCGGCACGCTCGACCTATCGGTCGATGGTGACGATGAGCAGCTCACGTTCCTCGAAGAGTCTGGCCTCGCGCCCGGCGACAGCGGCACCGCGTCGGTGACGCTCCGTAACCGTGGGTCGCTCACCGGATTCCTCGACATCGACGTACTCGGCGTCACCGACGACGAGAACGGCCAGTCTGAGCCCCCGTCGCAGAACGACCCCCGCGTCGGGGACGGTGAACTCGCGCAGGTGCTCGAAATCCGCGCGTGGCTCGAAGCCCCCGACGGGTCGAAGACGTTCCTCTGCGGCAGTTCCGACTACGCGACCCTCGATTCGATTTTCGTCGCGGACGAGACGTTCGACCTCGACTATGAACTCGAATCCGGCGAGTCGGTGGAGTTCTACATCGCGTGGCGACTCCCGTCGAGCGCCGGCAACGAAGTCGCCTCGGATATCGCAGGCGTCGACCTCCGATTCGCGCTCGACCAGCGGTCCGACGACGACGGCGGCGCGACCTGCGAGGTCGACGACGACGATGACGGAGACGACGACGACGGAGACGATGATTCATCGTCCGGCTCCGGCGACGCCCGCGAGGCGATGGGCGGCTGGGACTGGGCGACGCTCACCCGCTACGGCGACCCCGACGACGACTCCGTTCACGGCAACTCGGAACCGGAGAACTACGAAGTCGCGGTGCTGAAGCGCGCCGGAAGCTCCGAGACCCGCGTCCACAAGCAGAACGACCACTGGCAGCACGCGTGGACCTCGGGACAGACCGAGTCGTTCCGTGTCGACTTCGACGGGAGCAAGGTGACGATGACTGTCGGCGGCACCGAGTACCCGGACAAGAACGGGCGGAAGGCGCAGGGCGTCGGCGCGGACGACGCCGTCGCGCTCGGCGTTACCGTCTCCGCCTCGGCCGCCGGGTCGTCGGTCGCCGTCTCGGACCTCGAACTCTCCGCGGACGGGGAGACGAGCCCCCTCGCCGATGTCTCGGTCGACGCGACCGGCACGAGCCACGTCCGCATCGACCGCGAGATAGACGGGTCGTTCTCGCTCACCGGCACGCTCCGGTTCTCGTGGGACGCCGACGAGGACGTCGACCCCGACGACCTCGTGGTGCGCGTCGACGTCAAGACGGACGACGACGATAACGGTCATCACGACGGCGACGATGACGATGACGACGACCACCATGGTCACGACGGAGACTGGGATAGCGACGACAAGGACGAGGACGATGACGGTAATGACGATGAGGACGACGAAGACGACGAGGGAGACGACTGA
- a CDS encoding signal peptidase I: MNWSRLAAAARVLGGVVLLVAVALVVVLAAPQVFGAEASYTVLSGSMSPTFNAGDVVVVRDVPPADISEGDIITYREAGSAITDERTDRVTHRVVAVDRSGDSPVFRTKGDANEDVDSDPVAADRVVGRVWFHVPYLGLASQFAQSQLGLVLFVILPGVLLVVTELYSLYTDALVEVDPDESDGIDAGYVSASDGGVTLSPERTGVRLSDPVAVVELSSSSSASDPATSDSTDGIEWVTEPADRDAAATAADETLGPEDGR, from the coding sequence ATGAACTGGTCTCGCCTCGCCGCGGCGGCCCGCGTCCTCGGCGGCGTCGTCCTCCTCGTCGCCGTCGCCCTCGTCGTCGTGCTCGCCGCACCGCAGGTTTTCGGTGCCGAGGCCAGTTACACCGTCCTCTCTGGGAGCATGTCGCCGACGTTCAACGCCGGCGACGTGGTGGTCGTCCGCGACGTTCCGCCCGCGGACATCTCGGAGGGCGACATCATCACCTACCGGGAGGCCGGAAGCGCCATCACCGACGAGCGGACCGACCGCGTGACCCATCGGGTCGTCGCGGTGGACCGAAGCGGCGATAGCCCGGTGTTCCGGACGAAGGGCGACGCCAACGAGGACGTCGACTCGGACCCCGTCGCCGCTGACCGTGTCGTCGGCCGCGTCTGGTTCCACGTACCGTACCTCGGACTCGCCTCGCAGTTCGCGCAGTCGCAACTCGGGTTGGTCCTGTTCGTCATCCTCCCCGGCGTGCTCCTCGTCGTGACCGAACTCTACTCGCTGTACACCGACGCGCTCGTCGAGGTCGACCCCGACGAGTCTGACGGTATCGACGCCGGCTACGTCAGCGCCTCGGACGGAGGCGTCACGCTCTCCCCGGAGCGGACCGGCGTCCGTCTCTCGGACCCCGTCGCAGTCGTTGAACTGTCCTCCTCGTCTTCCGCCTCTGACCCCGCCACCTCCGATTCGACCGACGGTATCGAGTGGGTGACCGAACCCGCAGACCGCGATGCGGCGGCGACGGCGGCCGACGAGACACTCGGCCCCGAGGACGGGCGGTGA
- a CDS encoding LLM class flavin-dependent oxidoreductase — protein sequence MDLSVVDLSPVPQGGTATDAYANTVEAAKQAERLGYSRFWVAEHHGMANTLAGTTPEVLLGHLAAETDSIRLGSGAVLLNHYSPFKVAEQFGALDGLAPGRIDAGLGRANGSPASDQALGTDRHVEDPDGDHAEKVEAVVNHLYDDYPDEHPYADLEIPRGGGDPPVPWVLGSSPSSATIAGELGLPYCFAGFIRPQFAVHSFEEYRESFQPSPLAGGIDEPHGMVAVNAVCAETDEEAARLRAVAEATYKRMRRGEVGTRPTVEEAIDELGGVPEPTPATLGAKEWPRAISGSPETISGLLDQLAERVGADEMMIQHVVGDHEDGLRSHELLAEGVGLV from the coding sequence ATGGACCTCTCCGTCGTCGACCTCTCACCGGTTCCCCAAGGCGGGACCGCGACCGACGCGTATGCGAACACCGTCGAAGCCGCCAAGCAAGCCGAGCGACTGGGCTACTCGCGCTTCTGGGTCGCCGAGCACCACGGCATGGCGAACACCCTCGCGGGGACGACGCCCGAGGTGTTGCTCGGCCACCTCGCCGCGGAAACGGACTCGATTCGACTCGGTTCCGGCGCGGTACTGCTCAACCACTACAGCCCGTTCAAGGTCGCAGAACAGTTCGGCGCGCTCGACGGACTCGCACCCGGTCGCATCGACGCCGGCCTCGGCCGGGCGAACGGGTCGCCCGCGTCGGACCAGGCGCTCGGGACGGACCGACACGTCGAGGACCCCGACGGCGACCACGCCGAGAAGGTCGAGGCCGTCGTCAACCACCTCTACGACGACTACCCCGACGAACACCCCTACGCCGACCTCGAAATCCCGCGGGGCGGCGGCGACCCGCCGGTCCCGTGGGTGCTCGGGTCGAGTCCGTCGAGCGCGACTATCGCGGGCGAACTCGGGTTGCCCTACTGCTTCGCGGGCTTCATCAGACCGCAGTTCGCCGTCCACTCCTTCGAGGAGTACCGCGAGAGCTTCCAGCCGTCGCCGCTGGCCGGCGGCATCGACGAACCCCACGGCATGGTCGCGGTGAACGCCGTCTGCGCCGAGACCGACGAGGAGGCGGCGCGACTCCGCGCGGTGGCCGAGGCGACGTACAAGCGGATGCGCCGCGGCGAGGTCGGCACGAGACCGACCGTCGAGGAGGCGATTGACGAACTCGGCGGCGTCCCCGAGCCCACGCCCGCGACCCTCGGGGCGAAGGAGTGGCCGCGGGCGATTTCCGGCAGTCCCGAGACGATTTCGGGGCTGTTGGACCAGCTCGCGGAGCGCGTCGGGGCCGACGAGATGATGATTCAGCACGTCGTCGGCGACCACGAAGACGGCCTCCGCTCGCACGAACTGCTCGCTGAGGGCGTCGGCCTCGTCTGA
- a CDS encoding M24 family metallopeptidase, with protein sequence MPRAVFDSAEYDRRIARTKERMAERGLDALFVSDPANMNYLTGYDGWSFYVHQGVVVTRDRDEPVWVGRDMDANGARATTTLSEESIRPYSDDHVQSPHDLHPMDFVAAVLEDLGVDDARVGLEMDAYYFTAKSYTRLQKNLPEASFEDTTLLVNRVRIKKSDAELDYMREAARISENAMQAGLDVIEEGVPEYEAAEAIYSALIEGTDDYGGDYPSIVPLMPSGDHTGTPHLTWTDREFEDGDPVIIELSGCRHRYHSPLARTTFVGDPPEELSRRADIVVEGMEAALDAVEPGVTCEAVEKAWRDTIAEYGIEKKDRIGYSMGLGYPPDWGEHTASLRPGDETVLEENMTFHTIPGLWFDDFGVELSETFVVTSDGAEPLADFPRRLFTT encoded by the coding sequence ATGCCAAGAGCCGTGTTCGACAGCGCCGAGTACGACAGACGCATCGCCCGGACGAAAGAGCGGATGGCCGAACGCGGGCTGGACGCGCTCTTCGTGAGCGACCCCGCGAACATGAACTATCTCACCGGCTACGACGGGTGGTCGTTCTACGTCCATCAGGGCGTCGTGGTCACGCGGGACCGCGACGAACCCGTGTGGGTCGGCCGCGACATGGACGCCAACGGCGCGCGCGCGACAACCACGTTGAGCGAGGAGAGCATCCGGCCGTACAGCGACGACCACGTCCAGTCGCCGCACGACCTCCACCCGATGGACTTCGTCGCGGCCGTGCTGGAGGACCTCGGCGTCGACGACGCCCGTGTCGGCCTCGAGATGGACGCGTACTACTTCACCGCGAAGTCCTACACGCGCCTGCAGAAGAACCTCCCCGAGGCGAGTTTCGAGGACACGACGCTCCTCGTGAACCGCGTGCGCATCAAGAAGTCCGACGCCGAACTCGACTACATGCGCGAGGCCGCCCGCATCTCCGAGAACGCGATGCAGGCCGGCCTCGACGTCATCGAGGAGGGCGTCCCCGAGTACGAGGCCGCCGAGGCCATCTACTCGGCGCTCATCGAGGGAACCGACGACTACGGCGGCGACTACCCGTCTATCGTCCCGCTGATGCCCTCGGGCGACCACACGGGAACGCCGCACCTCACGTGGACCGACCGCGAATTCGAGGACGGGGACCCTGTCATCATCGAACTCTCGGGCTGTCGACACCGCTACCACTCGCCGCTCGCGCGGACGACGTTCGTCGGCGACCCGCCCGAAGAGCTGTCCCGGCGGGCCGACATCGTCGTCGAGGGGATGGAAGCCGCGCTCGACGCGGTCGAACCCGGCGTGACCTGCGAGGCCGTCGAGAAGGCGTGGCGCGACACCATCGCCGAGTACGGCATCGAGAAGAAAGACCGCATCGGCTACTCGATGGGGCTCGGCTACCCGCCGGACTGGGGCGAGCACACGGCGAGCCTCCGCCCCGGCGACGAGACCGTCCTCGAAGAGAACATGACGTTCCACACCATCCCCGGCCTCTGGTTCGACGACTTCGGCGTCGAACTCAGCGAGACGTTCGTCGTCACGTCCGACGGGGCGGAGCCGCTGGCCGACTTCCCCCGCCGCCTATTCACAACTTAA